The candidate division KSB1 bacterium genomic sequence GAACATCGGCCTCGCCCTCGTAGAGCAAAGGCTCGCAGCCGGTTCGCACACCTTTGTAAACACAGTCGTTGCCGTTCTTGTCTTGGCGCGGATAATTATCGGGATCGAACTTCACATAGTTGGAAACGTAGAGATCGAGGTCGCCGTCCTTATCCACATCGCCAAAAGTCGCGGCGCTGCTCCAGCGCGAATCTCCAACGCCGGCTTGTTTCGTCACGTCGGAGAAAGTGCCGTCACCGTTATTGTGGTAAAGAACGTTGGCGCCCCAGTTGGTGACATAGAGATCAACGAATCCGTCGCCGTCGTAATCGGCGGCGGCACAGCCCATGCTCCAGGCATTGCCGCGCACACCGGCCTGCTCGGTTACATCGGTGAAGGTGCCATCGCCATTGTTGCGGTAGAGCCGGTTGCCGGGATTGTTTTCCTGCTTCCAGCGCGCGATGGTGGAGCCGCTGGGAAGATAGAGATCGAGCCAGCCATCGTTGTCGTAGTCCAAAAAAGCCGCGCCCTGGCCGTTCTGGTCGATGATGGGAATCTGCTCCGGGTCGCCGTTGATATTTCGAAAGCGGAGGCTCGCCGACGCGGTCACGTCGGTGAACCACCTGGCCTCGTCGTTATTGACGGCGCCCTCCCGGAAATTTTTCGTGCTGGATCCTCCTGGCTTTTTTTCACAATGAATAACAATAAGCGCCAAGACCACGGCGATCAGTTTCATGATTCGAAAATTCTCACGATACGGCGACTTTGGCATTTTCTCGACTCATCATGTCTTGGTTGCAATCGCAATGTATGAAGGGTTCGATCATCTGTGTCAGGTTCAGACGGCGCATCCTTTGAAGACGTTTCGCGCGGCAGATCGCACATGAGGCAAACTTTTCAATATCCCAAAGGTCGGCAAACACACGCCCGCGTTTCAGCCGGATGCCATACTCGAGCACTTCTTCCAGCGATTCGATTCGCGGCGATGAAAACAAGCCTCGTTCTTGCAGACGCTCCATCGCCCCATTCCCTCCCCGCGTGGGAATAATCACGCAACATTCCACCCCGACATTGAAGGCGAAATCAATGGAGCGCTTGGCCCACTTTCTGCCGTCGAGTTCGTCGAGAAAGGGAGGCCGAAGCAGCACAAAGGCGCGAACCAATATGCCGTTTTGGGTGAGATATTGCGTGGCGCGCTCGAAATCTTTCAGCGTCATTCGCTTGTTCAGCCGCTTGAGCACCTCCGGATGCACGGTTTCCAAACCCATGGCGACTTGCAAGCGGGGTTTCAGCAAATCCCGCCACGCCAAACAACTTTTATTGACCAGGCGCGGATGGCTTTCGACGATGACTGTTTGGAATGATTCGAGCAGCATTGCGATCGCTGGAAAATCCGCCGGCGGAATCGCCTGGGCGTCGAAAAAGTTGCCGCTGTTGTATAATTTGACGTGTCGCGCCGGAGCGAGCCGCTCCAACGCCCAGCGAATTTGGGCGGGGATTGCGCCGTCGGGAACGCGATCATCCGTGGTGTTCTTCCAGAGGTCGCACATCAGGCAGCGGAAGGGACATTCCCGATTCGTCAGGAAAATTGTCGCGACATCTTCGATACGGCCATCCGGTGTTCGTTCTTTTTCAACCCAATGGGAATAGGGGCGCCAGGGATTGACCGGATTTTTCGCCGGCCGTTGCGCCAAAATCCAACGGTCATCAAAAACAGTCGAGGACATCTCATTCATATAATGCGTAAAAAGCTCGCCGGTAAGTCGCGGGCTTTGCCGGAAAGTGATGGTCAAAAAGCGTGCGTGATATGGCGCCGTGTTGAAACCGGCGCTTCGGGAACACCGGCATGTCCAAACCGGTGATCGCTTTTATGCCTTCGGAGACGATCTCGCCTTTGAGCCGATACAACTTCTCATGATCCCATTCGGTTAAAACAATGAACGGTATCGCTTCAGCCACGTCCATGACGTTGGGAAGGGTGTATGGGCTGAAACCTTCGAAGCCCAACAGGCTCGCCGGCGCGTAGGTTCGCGTGTAAGCGCGGCTCAGCCCGCCGGAATAGGTCAGGGAATGCTTGATGGAATCAACGCCCCATCCTTCCTGATAAAGCATCATGTTGCTCAGGACGCTTCGAATGGTCAGCTCCGGATTCTCCTCAATGGGATAATCCTTCAAATTTTCATCCCCGCCGTCGCCATCAATCAGATATCGCCACTCCGGATAACGCCGGCGAATGCCCCGGCATAAAGCCAGATTCATTGCCGCGGACTGGATGTCGAGAGGTTTGTAATCCTCGACCACGCGAATCGTTTCCTGCCAATTTATTTGATCGCGAGAAACTTCGATAGGCTCCAGAAATAAAGCCAGCCCCAGTTTTTCCAGAAAGCGCCGGGCCTGGGCCAAATCTTCGCCGCCGCCATCAACCGCCAGCGTAAAAGCTTTGAGTCGCGCGGGATTCGAGCCGAGTTGCAACATGGCATGATAGGTTAACAAAAAAACAGATCCGCTGTCGATTCCTCCGGAAAACAGCACACCAACAGGCCCGATGGTGGCACGATTTTGCAGCCATTTGACAATTTCCTGATACAAGCTCTGCATGTATATCCTGCCGATTTCTTCCACATTCGAGCTGAGGGCGTTGCGTTGGGGAGTAAAAAATCGTTGATAGGTTGGATTGGGATCCGGGCAGCCCAGCAGGGCAATTTCAGTCACATAATGCGCCGGCGCCATGCGTGTATAGGAAGGGTGGAACTGATCATCCAATCCTTCGCTTTTCAGGAAGTTCGCAATCGTATCGATGCGATCGGCGGCCACCAGACAAGGTCCCTCAGCACGCTTGGCGATAAAATATCGCAACGGTCGGCCGATCGTGCGCGCCAGGCGCACCGTTTGGCCGCTCACCGCGACCAACGCGAATTGGCCGTCGATGGAACGAACATCCATTTTGCCGCTTGCCAGAAGTTTCCTGGCGTCGTCGACCGTCATGTTATAAATGACATTTTTTGCCGGGTCGGTTAAGTCAACCACACGTTGGAGGGATTGCATGTTATGCATGTTCATATCCTGTCGATTTTATGGAATCGTTAATTGCGGAAAACAATCGGATGACGGTTTTAACTTTATAATAATACAAAATCGCGGCAGAATCAAGTCACCTTGCAAAAGATTTTCATTCCACCACTTGCAGG encodes the following:
- a CDS encoding asparagine synthase-related protein, yielding MQSLQRVVDLTDPAKNVIYNMTVDDARKLLASGKMDVRSIDGQFALVAVSGQTVRLARTIGRPLRYFIAKRAEGPCLVAADRIDTIANFLKSEGLDDQFHPSYTRMAPAHYVTEIALLGCPDPNPTYQRFFTPQRNALSSNVEEIGRIYMQSLYQEIVKWLQNRATIGPVGVLFSGGIDSGSVFLLTYHAMLQLGSNPARLKAFTLAVDGGGEDLAQARRFLEKLGLALFLEPIEVSRDQINWQETIRVVEDYKPLDIQSAAMNLALCRGIRRRYPEWRYLIDGDGGDENLKDYPIEENPELTIRSVLSNMMLYQEGWGVDSIKHSLTYSGGLSRAYTRTYAPASLLGFEGFSPYTLPNVMDVAEAIPFIVLTEWDHEKLYRLKGEIVSEGIKAITGLDMPVFPKRRFQHGAISRTLFDHHFPAKPATYRRAFYALYE
- a CDS encoding radical SAM protein, producing the protein MTITFRQSPRLTGELFTHYMNEMSSTVFDDRWILAQRPAKNPVNPWRPYSHWVEKERTPDGRIEDVATIFLTNRECPFRCLMCDLWKNTTDDRVPDGAIPAQIRWALERLAPARHVKLYNSGNFFDAQAIPPADFPAIAMLLESFQTVIVESHPRLVNKSCLAWRDLLKPRLQVAMGLETVHPEVLKRLNKRMTLKDFERATQYLTQNGILVRAFVLLRPPFLDELDGRKWAKRSIDFAFNVGVECCVIIPTRGGNGAMERLQERGLFSSPRIESLEEVLEYGIRLKRGRVFADLWDIEKFASCAICRAKRLQRMRRLNLTQMIEPFIHCDCNQDMMSRENAKVAVS